In one window of Paraflavitalea soli DNA:
- a CDS encoding methyltransferase family protein: protein MINIGNFFFKYRNLLFIFLYLLLFLPSPALFSEQYFGATYYWWPLAIGLLVTVTGQLIRGATIGLAYIIRGGKDGKVYAEDLVTTGIFHHCRNPLYVGNILMLLGVGILSNSLLYVVVVMPVFMLIYHAIVLAEENFLRGKFGQSFDTYCSRVNRWIPSLKGLGTTFSSMQFKWKRWLLKEYNTQYIWLSGIVLILLIKYPQLTHNNDRLRNTLLAVILPLLLLWYLFVRYLKKSGKLKE from the coding sequence ATGATCAATATTGGCAACTTCTTCTTCAAATACAGGAACCTCCTGTTTATCTTTCTCTATTTACTATTGTTCCTCCCTTCTCCCGCTTTATTCAGTGAGCAATACTTTGGCGCTACTTATTATTGGTGGCCCCTGGCTATTGGTCTCCTGGTCACCGTTACCGGGCAGCTTATTCGCGGCGCTACAATTGGCCTCGCCTACATTATTCGCGGTGGCAAGGATGGGAAAGTATATGCAGAGGACCTCGTTACCACCGGCATCTTTCACCATTGCCGTAATCCCTTGTATGTAGGCAATATCCTGATGTTGCTGGGGGTGGGCATTCTTTCCAATTCCCTCTTGTATGTGGTAGTGGTGATGCCCGTATTTATGCTTATTTACCATGCCATCGTACTGGCCGAAGAAAATTTCCTGCGTGGAAAGTTCGGCCAGTCATTCGATACCTATTGCAGCCGGGTCAACCGGTGGATACCTTCCCTGAAAGGCCTGGGCACTACTTTTTCTTCCATGCAGTTTAAATGGAAAAGATGGCTGCTGAAAGAATACAATACCCAATACATCTGGCTTTCCGGTATCGTACTTATCCTTCTTATTAAGTATCCCCAGCTTACACACAACAACGACCGGTTGAGAAATACACTCCTGGCCGTTATATTACCCCTGTTGCTCCTGTGGTACCTTTTTGTCCGTTACCTGAAAAAATCAGGCAAACTCAAAGAATAA
- the purU gene encoding formyltetrahydrofolate deformylase, whose product MIILIQCNDKVGLVAAISGVLARQQLNIVSLREHVDKAENRFFLRVEVEQPADPLRIEEQLRQVLPSDAVIIVNPLPEKKVVVMVTKEYHCLADMLVRHYFKTLQASIQAVIGNYNTLEDVCHRFDIPFHHISHEAIAKEAFEQQISTLIQQYAPDYIVLAKFMRILSPAFVAAFPGRIINIHHSFLPAFAGANPYRQAFERGVKLIGATAHFVTNDLDEGPIIAQQIIPVSHSLTASDMMRAGKEIETAVLAKALRLVFDDRVFVYNNKTVVFE is encoded by the coding sequence ATGATCATCCTTATTCAGTGTAATGATAAAGTTGGATTGGTAGCCGCTATTTCAGGTGTGCTGGCCCGGCAGCAGTTGAACATTGTGTCCCTGCGCGAGCACGTGGACAAAGCGGAGAACCGTTTTTTCCTGCGTGTAGAGGTAGAGCAGCCGGCAGATCCCTTGCGTATTGAAGAACAGCTCCGCCAGGTACTTCCGTCCGATGCAGTCATTATTGTCAATCCTTTGCCCGAAAAGAAAGTAGTGGTCATGGTCACCAAAGAATACCATTGCCTGGCCGATATGCTCGTGCGCCACTATTTTAAAACACTGCAGGCATCTATCCAGGCTGTCATAGGCAATTACAATACTTTGGAGGATGTTTGTCACCGGTTCGATATTCCTTTTCACCATATATCTCATGAAGCTATTGCCAAAGAAGCATTCGAACAGCAGATCAGTACCCTCATACAACAATATGCACCTGATTATATTGTGCTCGCCAAATTCATGCGTATCCTGTCACCTGCTTTCGTAGCTGCCTTTCCCGGCAGGATCATCAATATCCACCATTCCTTCCTGCCTGCCTTTGCCGGCGCCAATCCCTATCGCCAGGCTTTTGAACGTGGCGTAAAGCTCATTGGCGCCACCGCCCATTTCGTCACCAACGACCTGGATGAAGGACCCATCATTGCCCAGCAGATCATTCCTGTAAGTCATTCCCTCACGGCCTCCGACATGATGCGTGCCGGTAAGGAAATAGAGACCGCCGTACTGGCCAAAGCACTACGCCTTGTCTTCGACGACCGCGTATTTGTATACAACAATAAGACCGTGGTATTTGAATAA
- the cmoA gene encoding carboxy-S-adenosyl-L-methionine synthase CmoA — MHKDEVFKEAYLKPIDFTFSSKVAGVFDDMVNRSVPFYEEMQRMVAELAADHCQHHTKIYDLGCSTGTTLIHMDHTVPADIAFVGVDDSVDMLHKCRQKLESLSIARPYDLQVEDLNRQLLIQDASVVVLCLTLQFVRPINRERLLKEVVDGLVPGGVVIIIEKILAEDSGFNRDFIKYYYDMKRRHHYSDMEIAQKREALENVLIPYKLSENITLLQKVGFDHCEVFFKWYNFAGIIAKKF; from the coding sequence ATGCACAAAGACGAGGTTTTTAAGGAAGCATACCTTAAACCTATTGATTTTACATTCAGCAGCAAGGTGGCTGGTGTATTTGATGATATGGTCAACAGGTCGGTTCCCTTTTACGAAGAAATGCAGCGAATGGTAGCCGAACTCGCTGCTGATCATTGCCAGCACCATACAAAGATCTATGACCTGGGTTGTTCCACCGGTACCACCCTCATCCACATGGACCACACCGTGCCCGCTGATATAGCTTTTGTAGGCGTGGACGATTCCGTAGACATGCTGCATAAATGTCGCCAAAAACTGGAATCACTTTCGATTGCCCGTCCATACGATCTGCAGGTAGAAGACCTCAACCGCCAGCTCCTTATTCAGGACGCCTCGGTAGTCGTACTTTGCCTCACCCTCCAGTTTGTTCGTCCTATCAACCGGGAACGATTATTAAAAGAGGTGGTCGATGGCCTGGTGCCCGGCGGCGTTGTTATCATCATAGAGAAGATACTTGCGGAAGACAGCGGCTTCAACCGCGACTTCATCAAATATTATTACGACATGAAGCGCAGGCACCACTACAGCGACATGGAGATCGCACAGAAAAGAGAGGCCCTGGAAAATGTATTGATCCCTTACAAATTAAGCGAGAACATCACCCTCTTGCAAAAGGTAGGATTCGATCATTGCGAGGTCTTCTTTAAATGGTACAATTTCGCAGGCATCATCGCAAAAAAGTTTTAA